From Microbacterium sp. LWH11-1.2, one genomic window encodes:
- the rimI gene encoding ribosomal protein S18-alanine N-acetyltransferase, whose product MTLRPAIPADLDAIMLIENRSFPTDAWSADTMAAELASPHGQYLIDEHDGVVIGYGGIRALQGSADADIQTIALLAEHRGEGRGRALLRALLAAARERGAREVFLDVRADNPAAAGLYLAEHFEEIGRRPRYYQPDDVDAIVMRRDLRRHPLSADEPQEANA is encoded by the coding sequence ATGACGCTCCGCCCCGCGATCCCTGCCGACCTGGACGCCATCATGCTGATCGAGAACCGCTCGTTCCCGACGGACGCGTGGAGCGCCGACACCATGGCCGCCGAGCTCGCCAGTCCGCACGGACAGTACCTGATCGACGAGCACGACGGCGTCGTCATCGGCTACGGCGGCATCCGTGCGCTGCAGGGGAGCGCGGATGCCGACATCCAGACCATCGCCCTCCTCGCCGAGCATCGCGGCGAGGGACGGGGACGCGCTCTGCTGCGTGCCCTGCTGGCGGCTGCACGGGAGCGCGGTGCGCGCGAGGTCTTCCTCGACGTGCGTGCGGACAACCCTGCGGCGGCCGGCCTCTATCTCGCGGAGCACTTCGAGGAGATCGGCAGACGTCCTCGTTACTATCAGCCGGACGACGTGGACGCCATCGTCATGCGGCGCGACCTGCGCCGGCATCCGCTGTCCGCCGATGAGCCGCAGGAGGCGAACGCATGA